GCCTCCCgtgtccctcctcctcctcaggcgCCAGCGGGCTGCAGCTCGCCTCCCGCTAATCCCAAACGTCTCTTTTTCAGCAGCTTTCAATCTTTGGTGTCTGGGAAACACAAAAGCCTCATTAACCTGCTCACTTTCTGCCCTCGACGCTGCCTAATCCAGGACTAACACCCcgggggaggggacaggggaggaggagagggagggatggatggatggatggaagggGAGGTGATGCCGGGTGGCCTCATCCTGACACCCCGCAGCGGGTCTGAGCCCGGCCGCTGGGATGCTTGGCTGCCTTGGCTCAATGCTTGGCCGTGCCGGGGGTCCAGCGCCGGACCCCCTTCTCCGAGCGGCCGCGGGGTGCCTGACTCagcttcccttttccatttgcAGCGCCCGCAAGCGTCCCATCCCCTACTACCGGCCCAGCCCCTCGTCCTCCAGCTCGCTGAGCACCTATTCGTACAGCCGGAGCCGCAGCCGCAGCTACGACAGCTACAGCTCCAGCCGCAGCCGCAGCCGGACTCGCAGCCCCCCCagccgctcccgcagccccAGCCGCAGCCCCAGCTACAACAGCCGCAGCAGCTCGGAGAGCGCCGGCTTCTGAGCCCCGCCGGCAGCCGGCCGCAGCCCCcgacagcccagctctgcctcctccgTGCCACCTGCGCCCCCAGAAGGGACGGGACCACCGGGGAGGTGGAAAGGAGCCGGGGGATGCTAAGGACGGACCTGGCAGCGGGGGAGAGCACGGACGGGAACTCAGATGGGTCCTTGGAACGCCCTAGGAGGGGGTGGTTCCCCCTGCTCCGGGGTGTTTTGGGGTCgggatggggaaggggaggatCTCTTATTTCTGCGAGTGCCGGGGTGGGGCGGGGTGGGGTGGGCGAGCACAGAGCGAGGGAACAAATCCTCTGCAGAGACCTTGGGGGgtggctggggacacccctggggtccccctgtgctttttttggttttgtttgactGTTTTTTAGCACAAGAGCATCCCGGGGAAGCGGGCAGGGGGGTGGGCAGGCTCAGCTGGAGGGTGTGATGCCAACCAGAGGTGAGCAAGGCCCTGTTTCCCCCAGCAAAGTTGTCCCCAAGGTGTCATGGGGGACAGGGGCTCTGCAAAACATTTTGGGGTGCCCCCAGACCTGAGCACATGCCAAGCCGTGGATGAACAAAGCCGGCAGCACCTGTAATTCTCTTCTCAAGTGAGGGGATCCAGGGAAAAATGCTGCTTGTCCCAGCTCAGGAGCCGGCCCTGGCACCCACACACCCACCCAGTTTGGGGGACACGCCcgggaggagggagctgcagggcctgaggctgggcagggggtgcATCCAGCCACCCTCTGGCGTTGGCATggcctgtcccagctctgggctcgcagccccctgtcccctcctgctctggggaaaagtggctgctttttaaactgaattatgggaagagagaggcaggagggtCCCAGGCTTGGCCCGCCGCCCGGTTTTTGCAGGATTTTGCTgatttcccaaaaaaaaaaaaaccccaggcgCTGAGGACAGTTGTGGCCCCCGGGGGGTTGGTGTTTAATGCCGGTGGCCCCGCGTTTTCcggctggctggagcaggacaaTGGGGATGAGCCTCCCtgggtgggagagcagctgcccagaTTAACCTGCTGCCCCTGGATGCAAAGCCAGGCTCTGGTGCTGGTTTCCAGCCAGCCGGGGTCGGGAGGATCCTCTGGAGTCCAGCTCAGCCTCGTTAGCCGTGGCCTGATGAACCAGAGGACCCGAGAGGACAGAGATGGGAGTGAAAGGGCACTTCAGGGTCAGCTCCCAAGCCTGGCAAGTTCAGGCTCAGCTAGAGGCTGAGGATTCACCAGCCcttggagaaaaatgaaaaatcccaggagctgggcagtgatggctgccagcccctgggtGTCCCAGCCACCTGCTGGCAAAGACACCTGAGCAAGAAGAGGTGTTAGAAATGGGGTGAACAGGTAAGGAGGGGACACACTGGTGGCACTCCATGGTGTAGcttgtccccaggtgccagccctgggaagggtgGCAGCTCTGGATGCGACcgtggcaggaggaggagacaaagggttctgctctcctggagcctggTGAGATGGAGGACATGAGATCCCCCAGCATCCCCACAAACCCCGAGCCACACGCTCCGAAAACCATCCCagcaattccagctgctgccccacagccccagtcCCCCCATCGCCCCACGGGGAGCTCAGAGTGGCCGCTGGAgcccccaccctgctgggatATGGGGGAATCCTCTGACAACACCCACACCCGAGCCAGCAGCGGGGgattccctgcagccccagccctgcagcccccgtGGGGCCGCGGCTCCCAAAGACCTGAGCCCCGACTGCAGCGGCGCCGCGGAGCAGCCAGCACATCAGGGAAAAATTCCAGTCTTCCTCTTTTACAGTCTCTGTCTCCTGCCGGGAGGGAGCCAACTGGAACAAATACTCTGTAGAAATACTTCAGTATTTTCCTGTCGCGCGTGCGCTCTCTCTCTGGGTTGTGAGTACAGCTGTAGATGCCGTGAGCTGGTGcaattataataaatatacaGTATATATTGTAAATTActctgctgggcactgagaGGTTTCTTCCTGCCAGGAGCACGGCAGGGTTATCCTGCCTGCTTCCGTCCGGCTCCCTGCGGATccatcctgctcttccctctggcTCCATGTGGAGCAGCATCGAGAGTTTTGTGTCTGATCCCTCTGAGGAtcctgctgtgtctgtggggGGACCCTCTGCATCCTCCCTGGCTCCTTGCCGtcctcctggctccctgcatCCTTTCCTGCGTCACTCCCATTTGCCTGCAACTCCCCCATCCATTCCATACCTCCCGCATCCCTCTCCCGATCCCTCCCATCCTTCCTTGCTCCTCCCTGCGTTCCTGCCCGTATCCCTCCcatttccctgcagcccttcctgcaTTCCCACCTGCCACCCTTCCATCCATTCCTCGCTGCATCCCTCCTCTgacccctcccctccctcccagcatcCCTCCCTGCATCTTCCTCTgcatccttccctgcctcccctccatttccctgcatccctccttgcatccctgcctgcatctctcccctccctcccacatCCCTCTCGtttccctgcatccctcccactccctcccctctgcagagccctgtctTCCCCTGGTTCAACCCCCCAAGCCtgcctcagcccccagccccacatcaCTCAGCCCCCCCCCCCAGTCCCCTCCAGGCCCTCTGCCCCCCTAGAGCCCCCCTAACACCATTATCACAATCAGCCCCCAGTCCCCACTGGCCCCCATCAGGTCCTGCAAGCCCCCAGCAACCCCCACAGGTCCCATTGGTCCCCAAGACCCTCACCAACCCCACCAGGGCCTCAGGGACCCAGTTCCTGaggacaggaacagcccagcttGGTGCTGGGGTTTCCTACCACGGTGCTGGGCAGTGGAACCACTGGACTGCcagagggctggggggctctggaACCTTCTGGCTGGTGGGTGACCAGGAGCTGCGGGCTCTGGAACCTTCTGGCTGGTGGGTGACCAggagctggggggctctggAACCCTCTGGCTGGTGGGtgaccaggagctggagggtCTGGAATCTTCTGGCAGATGGGTGACCGggagctggggggctctggAACCTTCTGGCAGGCGGTGACACAGCGCAGGGCCACTCAGGGCCTCCTGCACTGACTCATCCGGCCATTCCCGAGGCGttggccctgccccagccccttctCACGCTGCCGCGGGGCCGCATCCTGGGGATTGTTTTCCGGGCAGGCAGGCGGGAGAGGCCGGGAGCGGCTCCAAGGGCCATCCATCACTCCCAAGCAGGCCGAGCCTCTCCCGATGAAAGGAGGATGGACATTTCCTTGGCAGGGGGGGCCCGCAGGCTGCCAGCCCCCTCCCGCACACCCACCCACTGCGGCTGCGTGCGGCCGCCCCAACCCCGGGCAAGTTTCTGGTCCCTTCCCCGGGGCTGCCGCAATTTCCATTAATAGCCAGCTGAGCAGCCCGGCTAAAAATAACCCCGGGCCCTCTTCATAAGGCCGGGCAGGCCGCCCCCCCCGGCAGCCCCGCACACCATGGCCGAGCGCCGCGTCCCCTTCACCTTCCTGcgcagccccagctgggaccCCTTCCGCGACTGGTACCATGGCAGCCGCCTCTTCGACCAGTCCTTCGGGATGCCCCACATCCCCGAGGATTGGTACAAGTGGCCCAGCGGCAGCGCCTGGCCCGGCTATTTCCGCCTGCTGCCCCGGGAGAGCGCCCTGATGCCGGCGCCCGGCTCGCCCTTCGGGCAGGCGCTGAGCCGGCAGCTCAGCAGCGGCATCTCCGAGATCCGCCAGACCGCCGACAGCTGGAAGGTCACCTTGGACGTGAACCACTTCGCACCCGAGGAGCTGGTGGTGAAAACCAAGGATAATATCGTGGAGATAACCggtgggtgctggggtgggGCTCTGCCGGGGCTTCCTGCATGGGGGAGCTGCCGCCCTGGAGCttgctggggggaaaaaggtgGAATAAGGGATGGAGataagaggaaggaaggaaaagcagaaggagatggaagaaaggagaggaaaaagggaaaatcgAGGCACAGAGGAAGGCCCAGCATTACAGCTCAGTCTCAGGGTGCACTCAGGTGCAgggaccccccagccccatACATTGACcccttgctgctgttctggaAGGACACAGGGAGGGACTCCCTGGCTGGAGCCACAGAGGGACCCGGGGGGTGACGTGGGGTGTtgtgagccctgcagcccccacagcagcctggatgCTGTGACAAAGCCCAGATCTGTGGCACGAGGCCAGGATGTTCTTCCTGCTGAGTAAGGGGGGGCCTGCAAGGAATGGGGCAATTCCCAGATGAATTCAGGGAGAGGGGGTTGCTCAatctccagccctgccaagctGTGGGGCCAGCTGGCCACTGTTGGGCCTCTTTggccatccccagctcctggcactgcactTTCCTCTGCTTAAACTTGGGGGATGCACCCGGAGTGGCCCTGCAGAGGGTCCCCCCCAAGTTGCTCCAGGCTGATATTATGGCAAAAGGCCCAGGATGGGCAGAATCAGCCCCTCACAAGTGTTGGGGTGGGGCAGGAAGGTTCCCACCCAGCCAGTCCCAACCACTGAGAGGTTTTGTTTCCCTCCAGGCAAACATGAGGAGAAGCAGGATGAACACGGCTTCATCTCCAGGTGCTTCACCCGAAAATACACGTAAGTaccagggaggaggggagacATCTGATGCAGCCCCTGATGTCTTTGGGGATGTTTTCCCACCCCCCCACGCCCTCCAAAGCTCACTGGCCAAACTGGGAATACTGCTCAGCCAGACTGGGAGTGGGAGAGGCAGCAATTTGGGGCTGAGCATTGAAATCTCTTGGGTTGGTGCTGCAGTTCTaacctcccctctctcccctctcctcccagccttcccCCTGGTGTCGAAGCCACAGCCGTGCGGTCCTCGCTGTCTCCCGATGGAATGCTGACGGTGGAGGCTCCCCTGCCCAAACCTGCCATCCAGTCTGCCGAAATCACCATCCCCGTCACCGTGGAGAGCCAGGCCAAGGAGCCGGCCAAGAAGTAGGCGGCACCGAGGAGGAGGAGAcggaggaggaagaggagaagctgCCGCTGCTATCCCCCgcccccagctgccccctcaCACCCACCCCCTTTTTACTGTTGATTTTGTACTCGCCCTGCCACTGAGTGCCTTGAATAAATGTGAAGGAACCGACAGAATCAGCCGGAATAAAAGCTGGTGAAAGAAACCTGTCCTTGTGGCATGTCTGCCCCCTGGCATCTCGGCTGTGCCAttcctgtgggagctgcccctggaccAGAGCCCCGGGACGGGGCTGCCTGGGGCCagagtgcccagcagggtccccgagccctgcccagcacttgGGGTCTGTAACCCAGGGCTCCACATCCCAGGTGTTCTCATCCCAAGTCTCCACAACCTGGGGTCGATGTCCCAGACCGGCACACCCTGAGTCTCCCCACCCTGGATATCCCACACCTGGATCTCCTACATCTCGGCTCTCCATATCCACTTCCAGCACTCTGGGGGCTTTACATCCCACATCTCCAGCATCTCTGGTGTTCACATGCCAGGTCTCCAACATCCCTGCCTCAGCATCCCAGTTTTTCACAATCTGGGTCTCCTACATCCCAGGTGTCTCCAGTCCCAGATCTCAGCACAGTGAGACCCTTATCCCTGCTCTCCCACTCTCAGGGTCTCCACATGCCCTATCAGGGAATATTTGGGGTTTCCACACCCCAGTGTCACCATCCTGGGATGCTGAATCCCCAAAAAACAAGTGCACAAACACACCCTTTGGGTCAGAGGGTAAATAGGGGCTTCATGGGCAAGAAcccaccccagcagtgcagccccTTGAGCCCCAGCCTTGCCCCCAGTGCTCCCCCTTCCTTCCACCCCACTGTgtgaggggcagggctgggggctcagcccaggggcCGCAGCCTCCCCCCGGGGCTGGAGAGGGGGTGGGTTGTGGTCCTGGTGCCATTTGACCCCGGCTGGCCCCgtgtcccctgtgccctccatgCCCCCGGGGCTCTGGGCAGGACTGGCCCTACATGGCCGAGGTCAGGCCCACAATGTCCCCCGATGTTCCCTGCTCCGTCAAATCCCACTAATCCCCCTGAGTCATCCCGCTGGCAGACGCTGACCCGGGAGGAATCCTGCAGCTGCGAGGCCCCTCTCCGAGCTCGGGGGGCTCCCCATGCCCCTGCCCcccacccctgtgcccagcGGTCTGGGCTGTGATGAGTTTGGCAGCTCTGAGGCAGATCCTGGGATCAATTCCCGATGCCGGTGATCGATTCCTGCTGCCGGGGGTCACGCCTGTGCTGGGGGGGTTCCCGTGTGTAGGTGAGTCGGGGTGtgaggcttttccagccccagagtCACTCCAGGGGAAGAAGCCCCCGAGGAGCATCCCCGCCGCCCTCCCCTCTCCTGTGGCCTCACCACGGCGACTTTTGCTTCCCGAAAAAAGCGTCCCCGAACCGGGGGTGGGGCCTGCGGCAAGGCCACCGCGCTGGGATGGGGTCGGGGTGTCCCTCCCTGTGTGGGGGTGCTCggtgagcccccagcccctccgcAATTTCCCCCTGCCGGGGGtgtgggtgctgcagccccGGATCCCTCGCAGGGCGCATTTTCTGTTTATAGGTTGGCGGGGAGGGGAATATTTTTACAGCGTGAGTCACCGCGCGTGTGGCTGCGAGCGGAAACCATCGGGAAGGGACGGAGGTGGGAAAGGACGGAGGTGGGGAAGCACCCACCCAGGCACTCCTGAACCCACGGGACCCTCCCCGCGGCTCCCACCGCCCCGCAGAGCGCCGGCCTCTGCCCCGGGGAGGAGCCCGAACCCGCAGGGACGCGGATCCTCAGCGGCAGCGGAAGGGAGGTGGCCCAGGAGCAGAAGCCAGGCTGGTCCcagagccccccgagccccACGGAGCCCCCCAGAAAGTCGAGACAGGCGATAACAATTAAGCAGCGCTGACGTCAGATCTGTAAGTTTATTTGCTCAATGTACGACGGCTACATAATGACTCACATTCATGATATTCCATCACTGAGGAAAAACTGCTAAGAATGGTCCGTGTGTGAAATAATTCCTTACAGAAACACGGAGTTGGAAAAATAATCACTGATTAGACCTTAAAAATAGTTCACTGCATAACATgacaaaaagcacaaacaaagGCTCATTCAAAGAACACAGTCATTGTTCTCCTACACTGTAATAGTTATAATTTCACCATGACGAACACCAGACATTAAGATTAAGCTAACActggtgttttcttttgcttttttttttcctttttaaaaacaaaatcatatATAATTGCATGTCACTATAGCAACATCCATAACAGATCAGTTTGTTACGATCACTATTTGGTAGAGCAAACTTTACCCCcgaaaaaaaaaggaaagaaaaataaattaaaaaactttaaaaaatttttgaagaCTATTTTGTCATAGGAATACATAACATCTACAGTATAAGTTAATAAATTTCAAGCTACTGTATAGAAATACGACACTAGCATGCACAATATTGTATCAATAGAGTAATGGAGCAGTAATCATTTCACTGGAGAGACAGTATCATAGGCAAGTGCAtctcttaaaaaatgaaataaaccaTTCAAGCTGCTTAAAAATCAAGTCCCTGACCCCCACTCCGTTTTTAGCCCTCTTGTGCCATCTCTCCTGCATAAGTTTCCTAAAGCAGCCAGAGCAATAAGCCAAAAAGAGTAGTAattatttagggaaaaaagaagaaaaaaaaaaaaaaaagataagttTTGTAATTCCAGTAAATCACTTCCAATTATACAGCTGGGACAACACTGCTCACGGGACACGGGGGTCGATGAGAGGGAGCTCAGAAGCCTGAAGCATCTCCCGGTCCCGGCACGCACCGGCACCGCACAGCCCTCGCCGCGGGATGCTGCACCCGAAATCCCTGCGGGACACTCGGAGCGGGGGGAGCCCGGCCCAAACAAAGCCGtgcggggcagggccggggctggggcGCTCCCGGGCAGCGCTCGGGGCCGGAGCCGTGTCCGTCCCCCCGGGCCCCGGCAGCGAGAGCGGCGGTGCCGTGTGTGCCTCACCACAAGGCGCCGTGTCGGGCTGGCTCTCGCAAGGGACGGGGAAAGCCTGGTTCCAAAATCAGCGTCAGAATCGCGATAAGGAATTAAAGCACGAGCGCGGTTTCTCCTCACTGCCGGCGCTGGGGGAAGCGCTGCAGGGCGCAGCACTCCGCCAGCCAGAGAACAGCAGTGAACCTCCAAcaaccatggaaaaaaatcaaaattaaagcTAAATTTACTCAAAATGGGGTAAGTAGTACCTGCTAAGCAATTCAGATGCCCCAATTCCCACCCCTGGCCGGATCAGACAGACTGAGAAAAGATTTTGCTAAGAAGAGAACTAAGTTCCTGGGCTCCTGATGGTGGACAGAAATGTCTATGATTGTAGCTCTTCCCTTGAGGAATTTCTCTACCAAATTAGTGTCTAAGCTCCTGAAGTTCACTCATTACACCACAAGCTTCcccaggagaaaggaaaacacacccGGCTTCCCTGGTGACAAACAAGGGAGCCCTGGGTGCCGGAGATCTGCTGACAAACCTCATGGTACAGTGGGAGAAAGTCAGGCAGAGTGAAATGGCAGTGCAATCCCTGAGGAAGCAGCTGTGGCACCTTAAATCAGGATGGTCTTTTGAAATACCAAACACAGTACATGACATACAGACCTGaatgctctttttttaaatatttttttattgtttttttatttaagtggCATTTTTTAAGTTTAAACACTTCCCCCTTTGTCTAATTAAGTTCTTAAACCTTTTGCTGTGGACTTAAAATAGTTGAAACAGCCGCTAGCCAAGCACCTGTTAAGCTGTTGACCAAAAAACTAGAGCAGCTTTGATGTTCCTCGGGCGGGCGGTCTTCTTGCCTTGGGCGACACAGAATAGCTAAAGCCAGTCCACAGGCGAGGACTGCTCAGGAAGGCAAGCCAAAAGAActagcaaaagaaagaaaaacagacaatCAAAGGCTTGATGTCATATGGCTGTAATGTAGAAATACTGTAAACTGCAATTTAGTGTTAATACTGTAAGCTACCCTAATAAATACctcaaccaaaaaaataaaggaaaaaaaaagaaagaaaaaaaaagattggatgGCCTAAATCCCAGGGCTTTGCGAGCCCCAAATTCTttagttttgttggttttatttttaattccttctcaATTTGGGGATTTGCAGCTGCGCCCTGGCAGGCAGAGCGCTGCAGAGAGAGGCCCCGCGACGTGGTGCGGGCACACGGCACCTGGGCTGCGGAAACAAACGCTCGAAGCCTTACTGGAACCACAGaactcccttttttttttttttttccaaatgtttttgcATTGCTTTCCTTAAAAATGAGGGCCATTCCATCCACGCAAATTCGTCTTAAaaccctttttttatttctagcaATAAAGTTAAATTAAAGACAGCTCCACTTGTATTAATAATCT
This genomic stretch from Serinus canaria isolate serCan28SL12 chromosome 19, serCan2020, whole genome shotgun sequence harbors:
- the HSPB1 gene encoding heat shock protein beta-1, which translates into the protein MAERRVPFTFLRSPSWDPFRDWYHGSRLFDQSFGMPHIPEDWYKWPSGSAWPGYFRLLPRESALMPAPGSPFGQALSRQLSSGISEIRQTADSWKVTLDVNHFAPEELVVKTKDNIVEITGKHEEKQDEHGFISRCFTRKYTLPPGVEATAVRSSLSPDGMLTVEAPLPKPAIQSAEITIPVTVESQAKEPAKK